Proteins encoded in a region of the Ancylobacter sp. SL191 genome:
- a CDS encoding thiamine pyrophosphate-dependent dehydrogenase E1 component subunit alpha: protein MTDTRSASPPAGTNTDLLGLYRTMRRIRTFEERVGELFVRGLSAGSMLHLSIGEESAAAGVASAMRPEDTFTTHHRGHGIFLARGADPSRMMAEIAGKETGYCAGKGGSMHIADMALGHLGANAIVGGGIPAVVGAGLSAKRLKTGSVSIAFFGDGAMGQGILYESMNMAALWELPVLFVCINNQYGMGTRVDQATRNEAFDERARAFGLQGAMVDGNDVEAVAATAKDLVDAARAGKPGFLAVSCYRFFGHARMDKSPYRAEEEELAGRQRDPVKHARAALLERSLAPESALDALDTEIAAEMDATIDFAAASPAPPLASMFRDVFAVGEPEPEPVRTRLDRVLSKEIR from the coding sequence ATGACCGACACCCGATCTGCCTCCCCGCCCGCCGGGACCAATACCGATCTTCTCGGCCTGTACCGGACCATGCGGCGCATCCGCACCTTCGAGGAGCGCGTGGGCGAACTCTTCGTGCGCGGCCTCTCCGCCGGCTCCATGCTGCATCTGTCGATCGGCGAGGAATCGGCAGCGGCGGGCGTGGCCAGCGCCATGCGGCCGGAGGACACCTTCACCACCCATCACCGCGGCCACGGCATCTTCCTCGCCCGCGGCGCCGACCCGTCGCGGATGATGGCGGAGATCGCCGGCAAGGAAACCGGCTACTGCGCCGGCAAGGGCGGCTCGATGCACATTGCCGATATGGCGCTCGGCCATCTCGGCGCCAACGCCATTGTCGGCGGCGGTATTCCCGCCGTGGTTGGGGCCGGCCTGTCGGCCAAGCGGCTGAAGACCGGCAGCGTCTCCATCGCCTTCTTCGGCGACGGGGCGATGGGGCAGGGCATTCTCTATGAGAGCATGAACATGGCGGCGCTCTGGGAGCTGCCGGTGCTGTTCGTCTGCATCAACAACCAGTACGGCATGGGCACGCGCGTCGATCAGGCGACGCGCAACGAGGCGTTCGACGAGCGCGCCCGCGCCTTCGGCCTGCAGGGCGCCATGGTCGATGGCAATGACGTCGAGGCGGTGGCCGCGACCGCCAAGGATCTGGTCGACGCCGCCCGCGCCGGCAAGCCGGGCTTCCTCGCCGTCTCCTGCTACCGCTTCTTCGGCCATGCCCGCATGGACAAGAGCCCCTACCGCGCCGAGGAGGAGGAACTCGCCGGCCGCCAGCGCGATCCGGTCAAGCACGCCCGCGCCGCTCTGCTGGAGCGGAGCCTCGCCCCGGAAAGCGCGCTCGACGCGCTCGACACCGAGATCGCCGCCGAGATGGACGCGACGATCGACTTCGCCGCGGCCTCCCCGGCGCCGCCGCTCGCCTCCATGTTCCGCGACGTGTTCGCCGTCGGCGAGCCAGAGCCCGAGCCTGTCCGCACCCGGCTCGACCGCGTTCTGTCCAAGGAAATCCGCTGA